The following proteins are co-located in the uncultured Tolumonas sp. genome:
- the rsxC gene encoding electron transport complex subunit RsxC, protein MSILNIISKIRKGKIWDFHGGLHPDEHKRESSEVPLVNAGIPPFLVIPIKQHSGRIGRLLVKVGDHVLTGQQLTASDHPMEVPVHASSSGVITSIELHTVAHPSGLSEPCIHIKPDGLDQWRERDPWPDFHRYDAVQLFDRIRQAGIAGLGGAGFPTYAKLSVAREKAEIVIINGAECEPYITADDRLMREHAREILEGVEIIKHILRPTITIIAIEDNKPEAIAAFLLHPLPDDVIVRVIPTKYPSGSARQLIEILTGKQVPARGRSLSMGVVMVNVGTTYAIRQAIIEDEPLIRRVVTLTGSQFKKPGNAWVRLGSSVRWLLTQFSLTPEPRQRVIMGGSMMGFTLPHADVPVVKITNCLLAPSVSELPPRDDEVNCIRCAKCADVCPVKLLPQQLYWYSRAGDHENAEKYNLSDCIECGACAWVCPSNIPLVHYYRQEKAEIEHLREEAAQAERAKLRFEAKKQRLEEERLARETRAPAPARPVVSGDSDPVAAAILRIKAQQNKAGTSADLQAEREARKEQARQHQAEKAQQAASGNNNPAVATNDDARKAAVATALARAKARKAELVGNTSDSSAINAEQEPVASVDPEAARKAAVAAAIARAKAKKAQTEQPVVPVADVEQTTEAADPDAARKAAVAAAIARAKAKKAQTEQPVVPVADVKQTTEAVDPDAARKAAVAAAIARAKAKKAQAEADSASNTETQG, encoded by the coding sequence GGTTATTCCAATCAAACAACACAGTGGTCGCATCGGACGTTTGTTAGTAAAAGTCGGCGATCATGTTCTAACCGGTCAGCAGTTAACCGCCAGCGATCACCCGATGGAAGTACCGGTCCATGCCAGCAGTTCAGGTGTCATCACCTCGATTGAATTGCATACCGTGGCACATCCATCCGGTTTAAGCGAACCTTGTATTCACATCAAACCCGATGGCTTGGATCAATGGCGGGAACGCGACCCTTGGCCAGATTTTCATCGTTATGATGCGGTTCAATTGTTCGACCGAATTCGTCAGGCCGGTATTGCTGGTTTGGGCGGTGCAGGCTTTCCGACTTACGCCAAATTGAGCGTAGCGCGTGAGAAAGCAGAGATCGTCATCATCAATGGGGCCGAATGTGAGCCTTATATTACCGCCGATGACCGACTGATGCGCGAGCATGCGCGAGAGATCCTTGAGGGCGTTGAGATCATTAAACACATCTTACGCCCTACCATTACGATCATCGCGATTGAAGATAATAAGCCGGAAGCGATCGCCGCCTTTTTATTACACCCGTTGCCTGACGATGTCATCGTGCGTGTGATACCGACCAAATATCCGTCTGGCAGTGCGCGTCAACTGATAGAGATCCTGACTGGTAAACAGGTGCCAGCCCGCGGACGTTCATTGTCTATGGGTGTTGTCATGGTCAACGTTGGTACAACATACGCCATCCGGCAAGCCATTATTGAAGATGAACCGTTGATCCGCCGTGTGGTGACACTCACCGGCTCCCAATTTAAAAAACCTGGTAACGCTTGGGTGCGTTTAGGTTCGTCTGTTCGCTGGCTATTGACACAATTCTCACTGACTCCTGAACCTCGTCAGCGCGTCATCATGGGCGGCTCGATGATGGGCTTTACCCTGCCCCATGCTGATGTGCCGGTAGTAAAAATAACCAACTGCCTTTTGGCGCCAAGCGTATCCGAATTGCCACCGCGCGATGACGAGGTGAATTGTATTCGTTGCGCAAAATGTGCCGATGTGTGTCCGGTAAAATTACTGCCACAGCAACTCTATTGGTACAGCCGGGCCGGTGATCACGAAAACGCTGAAAAATATAATCTGTCTGATTGTATTGAATGTGGCGCTTGTGCGTGGGTTTGCCCGAGCAACATTCCACTGGTGCATTACTATCGTCAGGAAAAAGCAGAAATCGAACATCTGCGCGAAGAAGCCGCGCAAGCCGAACGCGCAAAATTGCGTTTTGAAGCGAAAAAACAACGCTTAGAAGAAGAGCGGTTAGCTCGTGAAACACGAGCGCCTGCACCAGCTCGGCCTGTGGTTTCCGGCGACAGTGACCCTGTGGCAGCAGCCATATTGCGCATTAAAGCACAGCAAAACAAAGCTGGAACTAGCGCGGATCTTCAGGCAGAACGCGAAGCTCGAAAAGAGCAGGCTCGTCAGCATCAAGCAGAAAAAGCACAGCAAGCTGCAAGTGGCAATAACAACCCAGCAGTTGCAACCAACGACGACGCCCGTAAAGCAGCTGTCGCTACCGCACTGGCAAGAGCAAAAGCACGAAAAGCCGAGTTGGTGGGTAATACATCAGATAGCTCAGCAATAAATGCAGAGCAAGAACCCGTGGCATCTGTTGACCCAGAAGCTGCCAGAAAAGCGGCTGTAGCTGCAGCGATTGCCAGAGCGAAAGCTAAAAAAGCGCAGACTGAGCAGCCTGTCGTGCCAGTCGCAGACGTGGAACAAACAACCGAAGCAGCAGATCCCGACGCAGCCAGAAAAGCGGCTGTCGCTGCTGCAATTGCCAGAGCGAAAGCTAAAAAAGCGCAGACTGAGCAGCCTGTCGTTCCAGTCGCAGACGTGAAGCAAACTACCGAAGCAGTTGATCCCGATGCCGCCAGAAAAGCGGCTGTCGCTGCTGCAATTGCCAGAGCTAAGGCGAAGAAAGCACAGGCTGAGGCTGACTCTGCCAGTAACACAGAAACACAGGGATAA
- the dusC gene encoding tRNA dihydrouridine(16) synthase DusC — translation MPLHSLSTTAPQGRIILAPMEGVLDSLLREILTAVNHYDLCVTEFVRVVDQLLTKKTLYRLCPELLQGGKTTSGTPVRVQLLGQHPQWLAENAILATELGSPGIDINFGCPAKRVNNSCGGAALLKDPESIYQILRTVRDALPAEQLLSAKVRLGWSSPDECHEIIDAVLQGGAGELAIHARTKEDGYKAETIKWEWIDVLRPKINIPLIANGEIWNAEDAAKCRQITGCQDVMVGRGALQLPNLGAVIAKNQQAMVWTDVLDLLIQYADTALQLPRSDYVPSRLKQWLVFLKHQYSEAAELFMSIRTEHDTAKFIERLRTVKTERA, via the coding sequence ATGCCATTACATTCCTTATCCACGACTGCGCCACAAGGCCGCATCATTCTTGCACCGATGGAAGGTGTACTCGATTCTTTACTGCGAGAAATTTTGACGGCAGTAAACCACTACGATCTGTGTGTCACTGAGTTTGTGCGAGTTGTCGATCAACTACTGACTAAAAAAACACTGTACCGGCTGTGCCCGGAATTGCTGCAAGGTGGTAAAACGACCAGCGGTACACCTGTGCGTGTGCAGCTGCTGGGGCAACATCCGCAATGGTTGGCTGAGAATGCCATATTAGCCACAGAACTGGGTTCACCCGGCATTGATATCAATTTTGGTTGCCCTGCCAAACGCGTGAATAATTCATGTGGTGGTGCAGCGTTATTGAAAGACCCCGAAAGCATTTATCAGATTTTACGCACCGTCCGTGATGCATTACCTGCCGAGCAATTGCTCTCGGCAAAAGTCAGATTGGGCTGGAGTTCGCCGGATGAATGCCATGAAATCATTGACGCAGTCTTGCAAGGCGGAGCCGGCGAGCTGGCGATCCATGCCCGCACCAAAGAAGACGGTTACAAAGCAGAAACGATAAAATGGGAATGGATTGATGTCCTGCGGCCTAAAATTAATATTCCGTTGATCGCTAATGGTGAAATTTGGAATGCGGAAGATGCAGCCAAATGTCGCCAGATCACCGGATGTCAGGATGTGATGGTAGGGCGAGGGGCATTACAGCTGCCTAATTTAGGTGCGGTTATTGCGAAAAATCAGCAAGCTATGGTGTGGACCGACGTACTCGATTTGTTGATCCAATATGCTGATACCGCCTTGCAGCTACCCAGATCAGACTATGTGCCTAGCCGATTGAAGCAATGGCTGGTGTTTTTGAAACATCAATATTCGGAGGCGGCTGAATTATTCATGTCGATCCGCACCGAGCATGACACTGCTAAATTTATTGAGCGATTAAGAACTGTAAAAACAGAGCGGGCCTGA
- the gloA gene encoding lactoylglutathione lyase, protein MRLLHTMLRVGNLQRSIEFYTNILGMKLLRQSDNTEYKYSLAFVGYGEESKQAVIELTYNWGVESYELGTAFGHLALEAEDIYATCEALRAAGAKITREPGPVKGGTTVIAFVEDPDGYKIELISKKDAGKGLGN, encoded by the coding sequence ATGCGCCTTTTACACACCATGTTACGCGTAGGTAATTTACAGCGTTCCATTGAATTTTATACCAATATCTTGGGTATGAAATTGCTGCGTCAGAGTGATAACACCGAATACAAATATTCTTTGGCTTTCGTCGGTTACGGTGAAGAAAGCAAACAAGCGGTGATTGAGCTGACTTATAACTGGGGTGTAGAAAGTTATGAGTTAGGCACCGCGTTTGGTCACTTGGCTTTGGAAGCGGAAGATATTTACGCCACCTGTGAAGCACTGCGTGCCGCAGGCGCAAAAATTACACGCGAACCAGGTCCGGTTAAAGGTGGCACGACTGTGATTGCTTTTGTTGAAGATCCTGATGGTTACAAAATCGAACTCATCAGTAAAAAAGACGCCGGTAAGGGTTTAGGTAACTGA
- a CDS encoding OmpA family protein has protein sequence MKYWIGILGSLFIPISQAGVLEYGASLDQSVWKMTTDTPLECRLEHIIPGWGKGAFVSHAGKNTNMDFELKPLRPQARIQTVTVRSMPPSWRPGVAESGISKVRFYKQFDGLVNGQAAWTMLDELEGGYTPSFLFRDWYHQNQPITVSVSAVGFRSTYQNFLGCMQSLLPYTFEDIAFTILNYEKNSDELTPYSKRRLAMISDYLKADPQIDLALVDAYTDSMGSKWPNQQLSEKRANSVKKFFTGLGVDEKRVKIEGHGEKQHVATNETERGREVNRRVVISMQRWTPPEFNVEKTASR, from the coding sequence GTGAAATACTGGATTGGAATTTTGGGATCTTTGTTTATCCCAATCAGTCAGGCGGGGGTGCTGGAATATGGCGCATCACTCGATCAGTCTGTCTGGAAAATGACAACGGATACGCCTCTGGAATGCCGACTGGAACATATCATCCCTGGTTGGGGTAAAGGGGCTTTTGTCAGCCACGCGGGCAAAAATACCAATATGGACTTTGAGTTAAAACCGCTACGGCCGCAAGCTCGAATTCAAACAGTGACTGTTCGCTCAATGCCACCGTCTTGGCGCCCCGGTGTAGCGGAAAGCGGTATTTCCAAAGTCAGATTTTATAAACAATTTGATGGATTAGTGAATGGTCAAGCTGCATGGACCATGCTGGATGAACTCGAAGGCGGGTATACCCCTTCATTTTTATTCAGAGATTGGTATCACCAAAATCAACCGATCACCGTATCTGTTTCTGCCGTCGGATTTCGCAGCACCTATCAGAATTTTCTGGGTTGCATGCAATCATTACTGCCTTATACCTTTGAAGATATTGCATTCACTATTCTCAATTATGAGAAAAACAGTGATGAATTAACACCGTATTCTAAACGCCGCTTGGCCATGATCAGTGATTATCTGAAGGCCGATCCGCAAATTGATCTGGCGTTAGTGGATGCCTATACCGACAGTATGGGGTCTAAATGGCCGAATCAGCAATTGTCAGAAAAACGAGCCAACAGTGTGAAGAAGTTTTTTACTGGGCTTGGGGTTGATGAAAAACGTGTAAAGATAGAAGGGCATGGTGAAAAACAACATGTTGCCACAAATGAAACAGAGCGTGGTCGAGAAGTAAACCGACGTGTTGTGATCTCCATGCAACGTTGGACACCACCAGAATTTAATGTGGAAAAAACGGCCTCACGATGA
- the rsxD gene encoding electron transport complex subunit RsxD, with translation MSFAIAISPHGHSQKSTSSVMRLTLLALMPAIGAQLYLFGWGVLVQLALTCVTALTAEAAILRLRGYALLPSLRDSSALLTAALIAIAIPPLLPWWMTVLATAFAIVIAKQLYGGLGQNPFNPAMVGYVMLLVSFPVPMTTWLAPQAVSAQQLTVADTAAVIFKGKTNEGLNSYQLKTLVDGTTMATPLDHMKTETQRGHSVESAIALPHFSAISHDGWRWINLGFLAGGVMLFAFRLIPWQTPFAMLGSLAACSAVGHYLSPAHFVMPEIELLSGATMLGAFFIVTDPVTSSTTSRGRLIFGALVGGLVFLIRHFGGYPDGVAFSVLLCNILVPLIDKYSQSRVYGH, from the coding sequence ATGTCATTTGCCATTGCTATCTCACCGCACGGTCATAGCCAGAAAAGCACCAGTAGCGTGATGCGACTGACATTACTGGCCTTAATGCCAGCGATTGGCGCTCAATTGTATTTGTTTGGTTGGGGTGTGTTAGTTCAACTTGCCTTGACCTGCGTTACCGCACTAACCGCCGAAGCGGCTATTTTACGTCTGCGCGGCTACGCTCTTTTACCTTCTTTGCGTGATAGCAGCGCACTGCTGACTGCAGCCTTAATTGCGATTGCGATCCCACCATTACTTCCTTGGTGGATGACTGTGCTGGCAACGGCCTTTGCAATCGTCATTGCCAAGCAACTGTATGGCGGTTTGGGCCAAAATCCATTTAATCCGGCAATGGTCGGTTATGTGATGTTATTGGTTTCATTTCCGGTACCAATGACTACTTGGTTAGCGCCACAAGCCGTATCGGCACAACAATTAACCGTAGCCGATACAGCAGCAGTAATTTTTAAAGGAAAAACCAACGAAGGCCTGAACAGTTATCAATTAAAAACGCTGGTTGATGGCACCACCATGGCGACCCCGTTGGATCACATGAAAACAGAAACCCAGCGTGGACATTCGGTTGAGTCAGCGATCGCTCTGCCGCACTTTTCGGCTATCAGCCATGATGGATGGCGGTGGATAAACTTAGGTTTTCTGGCCGGCGGCGTAATGCTTTTTGCTTTTCGCCTGATCCCGTGGCAAACCCCGTTCGCAATGCTGGGCTCGCTGGCGGCCTGTAGCGCTGTCGGCCATTATTTGTCTCCGGCCCATTTTGTGATGCCAGAAATTGAGTTACTCAGTGGTGCCACCATGTTGGGTGCCTTTTTTATTGTGACCGACCCAGTGACAAGCAGCACCACCTCACGTGGACGTTTGATCTTTGGAGCGCTCGTCGGTGGGCTGGTTTTCTTGATCCGGCATTTTGGTGGTTACCCTGATGGTGTGGCGTTTTCCGTATTGCTATGCAACATACTGGTGCCACTGATCGATAAATACAGTCAATCTCGCGTATATGGACACTAA
- a CDS encoding electron transport complex subunit E, with product MEHSPKGCHDLAPKSTDNENSFYSIAKQGLWKNNPTLVQVLGLCPTMAITTSAANAVGMGLATMIIMAMSNLFISIFRRWIPTEIRIPVYVLLIAALVTCLQLLMNAYTFALYQSLGIFIALIVTNCLVVGRAEAFANQNPPLSSAFDGFMMGMGFTFSLTVLGCVREILGQGTLFAGADVLFGSWAAGLKIDVYHSDNTFLLAILPPGAFLVLGFMIALKNVINARFARKKVTAKVQIERVRVTTF from the coding sequence ATGGAACATTCACCAAAAGGGTGTCATGATCTTGCTCCGAAAAGCACTGATAATGAAAACAGCTTCTATTCCATAGCAAAACAGGGCCTCTGGAAAAATAACCCTACACTAGTACAGGTGCTTGGCTTATGCCCTACTATGGCGATCACAACCTCTGCAGCTAACGCAGTGGGGATGGGCTTGGCCACCATGATCATTATGGCGATGTCGAATCTATTTATTTCTATTTTCCGTCGTTGGATCCCGACTGAGATTCGCATTCCTGTCTATGTGTTATTGATTGCCGCACTAGTAACCTGTTTGCAATTACTGATGAATGCCTACACGTTTGCCCTGTATCAGTCGTTAGGTATCTTCATCGCCTTGATTGTAACCAACTGTCTGGTGGTCGGGCGTGCCGAAGCTTTTGCTAATCAAAACCCACCGCTGTCTTCCGCATTTGATGGTTTTATGATGGGCATGGGCTTTACTTTCTCATTAACCGTACTCGGTTGCGTTCGTGAAATATTAGGTCAAGGCACTTTATTTGCTGGTGCTGATGTCTTGTTTGGTAGTTGGGCTGCCGGATTAAAAATCGATGTTTATCATAGCGATAATACCTTTTTACTCGCTATTTTACCGCCAGGTGCGTTTCTGGTTTTAGGCTTTATGATTGCATTGAAAAATGTTATTAACGCACGTTTTGCCCGGAAAAAAGTCACAGCTAAAGTTCAGATCGAACGTGTTCGTGTAACCACATTCTGA
- the nth gene encoding endonuclease III: MNKDKRRQILERLRDANPHPTTELKYSSPFELLVSVILSAQATDVSVNKAMAKLYPVANTPQAILNLGVDGLKDYIKTIGLYNAKAENIIKTCGILLEKHNGEVPEDRAALEALPGVGRKTANVVLNTAFGWPTIAVDTHIFRVANRTGFAPGKDVNEVEEKLLKHVPAEFKQDVHHWLILHGRYTCIARKPRCGSCLIEDLCDFDQKTD; the protein is encoded by the coding sequence ATGAATAAAGATAAACGCCGCCAGATACTGGAACGCCTACGCGATGCTAACCCGCATCCAACGACGGAGTTGAAATATTCATCGCCGTTTGAACTGCTTGTTTCCGTGATTTTGTCAGCGCAAGCAACCGATGTCAGCGTCAATAAAGCTATGGCAAAGTTGTATCCGGTTGCGAATACACCACAAGCCATTTTGAACTTGGGTGTTGATGGCTTGAAAGACTACATAAAAACCATCGGCTTATATAATGCCAAGGCAGAAAACATCATTAAAACCTGCGGTATTTTGCTGGAAAAACATAACGGCGAAGTACCCGAAGACAGAGCTGCATTAGAAGCGCTGCCCGGTGTCGGTCGAAAAACGGCAAATGTCGTGCTAAATACCGCTTTTGGCTGGCCAACGATTGCTGTTGATACACACATATTTCGTGTAGCCAACCGTACCGGTTTTGCACCGGGCAAAGATGTGAACGAAGTGGAAGAAAAACTCCTCAAACACGTCCCTGCTGAATTTAAGCAGGACGTTCATCATTGGCTGATCTTACATGGTCGTTACACTTGTATCGCACGGAAGCCGCGTTGCGGCTCTTGTCTGATTGAAGATTTATGCGATTTCGATCAAAAAACTGACTGA
- the rnt gene encoding ribonuclease T — translation MCLKERFRGYYPVVIDVETAGFNPKTDALLEIAATTLQMDQDGWLVLDQTVHFHVEPFEGANIEKAAIDFNGIDPFNPLRGAVSEYDALHEIFKVIRKGMKAAGCNRAIVVAHNAAFDHNFLMAASERASLKRNPFHPFATFDTATLAGLALGQTVLAKACQTAAIPFDNSEAHSALYDTERTAELFCYIVNKWKSLGGWPLADTN, via the coding sequence ATGTGCTTGAAAGAACGCTTTCGTGGTTATTACCCGGTTGTGATTGATGTAGAAACTGCCGGGTTTAACCCGAAAACGGATGCATTGCTGGAAATTGCAGCGACAACATTACAGATGGATCAAGACGGCTGGTTGGTTCTCGACCAGACCGTTCACTTCCATGTTGAACCTTTTGAAGGGGCTAACATTGAAAAAGCCGCGATTGATTTTAACGGCATTGATCCCTTTAACCCGTTACGCGGTGCAGTCAGTGAATATGATGCGTTGCATGAGATATTTAAAGTTATCCGTAAAGGAATGAAAGCGGCTGGCTGCAATCGCGCCATCGTGGTTGCACATAATGCGGCGTTTGATCATAACTTTCTGATGGCAGCGTCTGAGCGCGCATCATTGAAACGTAATCCATTTCATCCGTTTGCGACTTTCGACACAGCAACCCTAGCTGGTCTGGCCTTAGGTCAGACTGTGCTGGCGAAAGCTTGTCAGACAGCGGCAATTCCGTTTGATAATAGCGAAGCACACTCTGCTTTGTACGATACAGAACGAACGGCAGAGCTGTTTTGCTATATCGTGAATAAATGGAAATCGCTGGGTGGCTGGCCATTGGCCGATACAAATTAA
- the uraA gene encoding uracil permease — translation MRTQIIQVDERPPLLQAIPLSLQHLFAMFGASVLVPMLFKIDPGTVLLFNGIGTLIYLALCQGKVPAYLGSSFAFLSPVFAVMSSASYNAALGGFIASGLIFITVALIIKTFGHRWIEVVFPPAAMGAIVAIIGLELAPVAADMAGLTAKTLDANTITVSMFTFAVVVFGSVLFRGFLGVIPILIAIVAGYLLALSMGMVKFDAVGTAAVFSVPTFYKPELNWGAIITVIPAAFVVIAEHIGHFIVTEKIIGKNLRKDPGMHRSLMGDGVSTALSGFFGSVPTTTYGENIGVMAITRVYSVWVIGGAAVISIAMAFMGKFTAVIGSIPVPVMGGVSLLLFGVIAASGVRMLVESKVDYSKPKNLILTSIVLTVGLSGAHVEVGTVSLKGMALATLLAIVVSLLFGLFEKLGLMSTQDIIEP, via the coding sequence GTGCGCACACAGATTATTCAAGTTGATGAACGTCCGCCGCTACTACAAGCGATCCCGTTAAGTCTGCAGCATTTATTCGCCATGTTTGGCGCATCAGTGCTGGTTCCGATGTTATTCAAAATCGATCCGGGCACAGTACTGTTATTTAACGGTATTGGTACGTTGATTTATCTGGCATTGTGTCAGGGTAAAGTTCCTGCTTATTTAGGTTCTAGCTTCGCGTTTTTATCCCCTGTTTTTGCCGTGATGAGTAGCGCCAGCTATAACGCTGCATTAGGTGGTTTCATCGCTTCCGGCCTGATTTTCATTACAGTCGCCTTGATCATCAAGACATTTGGTCATCGCTGGATTGAAGTGGTCTTCCCACCAGCCGCTATGGGCGCTATCGTCGCGATCATCGGTTTGGAGCTGGCACCTGTGGCTGCCGATATGGCGGGTTTAACCGCCAAAACATTGGATGCCAATACCATTACCGTTTCCATGTTTACTTTTGCCGTGGTTGTCTTCGGTTCTGTATTATTCCGTGGCTTTCTGGGCGTTATTCCAATTCTGATCGCGATCGTGGCAGGTTATTTACTGGCACTGTCGATGGGAATGGTAAAATTTGATGCCGTTGGTACTGCTGCAGTTTTCTCTGTTCCGACCTTTTATAAGCCAGAATTGAACTGGGGCGCCATTATTACCGTTATTCCAGCCGCATTCGTAGTTATTGCTGAACATATTGGCCACTTCATTGTGACTGAAAAAATTATCGGTAAAAACTTGCGAAAAGACCCTGGCATGCACCGTTCTTTGATGGGCGATGGTGTTTCAACTGCCCTGTCTGGTTTCTTTGGCTCTGTTCCAACCACCACTTACGGTGAGAACATCGGTGTCATGGCAATTACCCGCGTCTATAGCGTTTGGGTTATCGGCGGTGCAGCGGTGATCTCAATTGCGATGGCATTTATGGGTAAATTTACTGCGGTAATCGGCAGTATTCCGGTGCCAGTTATGGGCGGTGTTTCCTTGCTGTTGTTCGGGGTAATTGCTGCTTCAGGTGTGCGTATGTTGGTAGAATCGAAAGTCGATTACAGCAAACCGAAAAACCTGATCCTGACCTCTATCGTGCTGACCGTAGGTTTATCTGGCGCACACGTTGAAGTCGGTACTGTCTCGCTGAAAGGGATGGCATTAGCCACATTGCTGGCCATCGTTGTGAGCCTGCTGTTTGGTTTGTTTGAAAAATTGGGTCTGATGAGCACCCAAGACATCATCGAACCGTAA
- the rsxG gene encoding electron transport complex subunit RsxG has translation MLKSMQKNGLRLSMFALACTGLIVATDYSTHEVIVAQQQSMQQQILGKMLPADSYDNALANDCRLLTTPYLGNAKPHPVYIARKGNTVSGYIVESVAPDGYSGSIRLLTGVNVSGEVQRVEVLEHHETPGLGDKIDRNKGNWLDSFTHKKLQNETDSSWAVKKDGGQFDSFTGATITPRAIVKQLKNVLLLVQHPELIEQAPACKAE, from the coding sequence ATGCTGAAATCTATGCAGAAAAATGGCCTTCGCCTCAGTATGTTCGCATTGGCTTGTACTGGATTAATCGTTGCTACCGATTACAGCACGCATGAAGTTATCGTGGCTCAACAGCAATCTATGCAGCAGCAGATATTGGGGAAAATGTTACCCGCTGACAGCTATGACAATGCTTTGGCAAATGACTGCCGCTTGCTTACAACTCCTTATTTAGGGAATGCAAAACCTCACCCGGTTTATATCGCCCGTAAAGGTAATACCGTGAGTGGGTATATTGTCGAATCAGTCGCTCCGGATGGTTATAGCGGCTCAATTCGTTTGCTGACGGGAGTCAATGTCAGCGGTGAAGTACAACGCGTTGAAGTATTAGAACACCATGAAACACCCGGTTTAGGCGATAAAATCGATCGTAATAAGGGGAATTGGCTAGATAGCTTTACACACAAAAAGCTACAAAATGAAACTGACAGCAGCTGGGCTGTTAAAAAAGATGGCGGCCAATTCGATAGCTTTACCGGGGCAACTATCACTCCGCGAGCAATCGTGAAACAATTAAAAAATGTTCTGTTACTGGTACAACATCCTGAATTAATTGAGCAGGCACCAGCCTGTAAGGCGGAATAA